One Megamonas hypermegale genomic window carries:
- a CDS encoding amino acid permease has translation MNDNNNNKMQRGLKNRHIQMIALGTSIGTGLFYGSAPTIKLVGPGIIAAYALAGIFIFCIMRMVGEMSVKEPVSGSYVYFANKYLSRFAGYLSGWNYWFQYLLVCFAELSAIGIYVNFWFPDVPQWITVLICIIIITTINLISVKTFGEAEFWASLIKIVAICAMIVFGLYLIFTTMGPFPDNFSNLWKNGGFFPNGAWGFAQALTIVMFSFGGTELVGIAAGEAENPEKTLPRAINEILVRILIFYIGTMFVLMTLAPWNEVGMNGSPFVQIFSNIGIPAAANILNLVVIIAALSVYNSSLYSTSRILYNLAKDGNAPKIFGSLSRRGIPMVGILVSSGLSLFLVILTYILPEKVFMYLMTSIVAALIICWSTITITHMKFRLKFIKENRLDELHFKTFLFPYTNYFCILFLLAIVVIMFLMGSDMIISLGALVVWVIFIYITYIFKKKK, from the coding sequence ATGAACGACAACAACAATAATAAGATGCAACGTGGGCTAAAAAATCGTCATATACAGATGATTGCCCTCGGTACATCCATCGGTACAGGGTTATTTTACGGTTCAGCTCCGACAATTAAATTAGTAGGTCCTGGTATTATTGCCGCTTATGCTTTAGCAGGGATTTTCATTTTCTGCATCATGCGCATGGTCGGCGAAATGTCTGTTAAAGAACCTGTATCTGGTTCCTATGTTTATTTTGCAAATAAGTATTTAAGCCGCTTTGCAGGCTATCTTTCTGGATGGAATTATTGGTTTCAATATTTGCTAGTTTGCTTTGCCGAACTATCTGCTATCGGTATTTATGTAAATTTCTGGTTTCCTGATGTTCCTCAATGGATTACAGTTCTTATCTGTATAATTATCATCACAACAATAAATTTAATCAGCGTTAAAACTTTTGGTGAAGCTGAATTTTGGGCATCTTTGATAAAAATAGTTGCCATCTGTGCAATGATAGTCTTCGGTCTTTACCTTATTTTTACAACTATGGGACCTTTCCCAGATAACTTTAGTAACCTTTGGAAAAATGGCGGTTTCTTCCCAAATGGTGCTTGGGGATTTGCTCAAGCTTTGACAATCGTAATGTTTTCCTTTGGTGGAACTGAACTTGTCGGCATTGCCGCTGGTGAAGCTGAAAATCCTGAAAAAACTTTGCCTCGCGCTATTAACGAAATTTTAGTCCGCATATTGATTTTCTATATCGGCACTATGTTTGTATTAATGACTCTTGCTCCATGGAATGAAGTTGGTATGAATGGTAGCCCATTTGTACAAATTTTCTCCAATATCGGTATTCCAGCAGCTGCTAATATCTTAAACCTCGTAGTTATTATCGCTGCCCTTTCTGTATATAACAGTAGCTTATACAGTACATCTCGTATTTTATACAATTTAGCAAAAGACGGAAATGCACCAAAAATCTTTGGTTCTTTATCCCGCCGTGGTATTCCAATGGTAGGCATTTTAGTATCTTCTGGTCTTTCTCTTTTCCTTGTAATTTTAACTTACATCTTACCAGAAAAAGTTTTCATGTATCTAATGACTTCCATTGTTGCTGCTTTAATTATTTGTTGGTCTACAATAACCATCACTCATATGAAATTCCGTTTAAAATTCATTAAAGAAAACCGTTTAGACGAACTTCATTTTAAAACATTTTTATTCCCATACACTAATTACTTCTGCATATTATTCTTATTAGCTATTGTAGTAATCATGTTCTTAATGGGAAGCGATATGATTATTTCCCTTGGTGCTCTAGTTGTTTGGGTAATATTCATCTACATTACTTATATCTTTAAAAAGAAAAAATAA
- a CDS encoding HPr family phosphocarrier protein: protein MEATVTIINKAGVHARPAAMMAQMGRRYKSKITYTAKGQTVDGKNIIPITSVGMTCGTPVTITAEGEDAKEAIDALIELINSRFGEHQ, encoded by the coding sequence ATGGAAGCTACAGTTACAATCATCAACAAAGCGGGAGTGCATGCACGTCCAGCAGCAATGATGGCACAAATGGGTCGTCGTTATAAATCTAAAATCACTTATACAGCTAAAGGACAAACCGTAGATGGGAAAAATATCATTCCGATAACAAGTGTAGGTATGACTTGTGGAACGCCTGTAACTATCACAGCAGAAGGTGAAGATGCAAAAGAAGCTATTGATGCTTTAATTGAACTTATAAACAGTCGTTTTGGCGAACATCAGTAA
- a CDS encoding valine--tRNA ligase — MEETNIPKVYDPQSFEKKWYKYWEEHKLFHAEVDKTKKPFSIVMPPPNVTGQLHMGHAMDNTLQDILIRFRRMQGYNTLWMPGTDHAGIATQAKVDAALREEGKSRYDIGREAFLERAWAWKEKYGNRIKYQIRTLGSSCDWDRERFTMDEGCSHAVREVFVQLYKKGLIYQGKRITNWCPHCNTALSDIEVEHQTEPGHLYHIRYQVEGEDKFVEIATTRPETMFGDTGVAVHPDDERYKDLVGKTLILPIVGRRIPLFADSYVDPQFGTGAVKVTPAHDPNDFDMGTRHNLEQIVVINNDGTMADNTGKYAGLDRYECRKQLVADLKEAGYLISIEDHEHSVGHCSRCSATVEPLVSKQWFVKMESLAAPAIEAVKSGKIKFIPERFSKIYCNWLENIRDWCISRQLWWGHRIPAWYCDDCGATIVENEDVQVCPHCGSKHVHQDEDVLDTWFSSGLWPFETMGWPQDTEELKQFYPTSVLVTGYDIIFFWVARMVMMGMEFGKDIPFKYVFIHGLVRDSQGRKMSKSLGNGIDPVEVIDKYGADTLRFMLITGNTPGNDMRFYWERVESARNFANKLWNASRFMLMNLEGFDKDFVPKEEDFTLADKWILSRYAKTAMSITNNLEKFELGEAGRSLYDFIWNEFCDWYIELSKARLYDKENELPRKVAQYVLNYVLEHTLRLLHPFMPFITEEIWQHIPHEGISIMVAQWPTGEKSKIDEASEIHMTAIMETIKAIRNMRAEVNAAPSKKTEVILHFTDKSLQDVFMQNENYFKALASASDVTIWQQEDVKPQNAMTAVTNGVEIYLPLAGLIDVEKETARLNKEVATLDKEVMRLEKKLSNAGFLAKAPADIVAKEQEKLKGYEEKREAVKQRLAYLATL, encoded by the coding sequence ATGGAAGAGACAAATATTCCAAAGGTTTACGACCCGCAGTCATTCGAAAAAAAATGGTATAAGTATTGGGAGGAACATAAATTATTTCATGCTGAAGTGGATAAAACTAAAAAACCATTTAGCATAGTTATGCCACCACCAAACGTAACAGGTCAACTTCATATGGGCCATGCTATGGATAATACTTTGCAGGATATATTAATTCGTTTTAGAAGAATGCAAGGCTATAATACTTTATGGATGCCAGGTACAGACCATGCAGGTATTGCAACACAGGCAAAAGTTGATGCTGCACTGCGTGAAGAAGGTAAATCACGCTATGATATAGGCCGTGAAGCATTTTTAGAACGTGCTTGGGCATGGAAGGAAAAATACGGCAACCGCATTAAATATCAAATTCGTACTTTAGGTTCTTCCTGTGATTGGGATAGAGAACGCTTTACTATGGATGAAGGCTGCTCTCATGCTGTACGTGAAGTATTCGTACAATTGTATAAAAAAGGTCTTATCTATCAAGGCAAACGCATAACAAACTGGTGCCCACATTGCAACACTGCACTCAGTGATATTGAAGTAGAACATCAGACAGAACCAGGTCATTTATATCATATTAGATATCAAGTTGAAGGCGAAGATAAATTTGTAGAAATCGCTACAACTCGTCCAGAAACTATGTTTGGTGATACTGGTGTTGCAGTTCACCCAGATGATGAACGCTATAAAGATTTAGTGGGCAAAACTTTGATATTGCCAATCGTTGGCCGTCGTATTCCACTTTTTGCTGATAGCTATGTAGACCCACAATTTGGTACAGGTGCAGTAAAAGTAACACCTGCGCATGACCCTAATGACTTTGATATGGGTACTCGCCATAATTTGGAACAGATTGTTGTAATCAATAATGATGGTACTATGGCAGATAATACTGGCAAATACGCAGGACTTGACCGCTATGAATGCAGAAAACAACTCGTCGCTGATTTAAAAGAAGCAGGTTATTTAATCAGCATTGAAGACCATGAACATTCTGTAGGTCATTGCTCTCGTTGCTCTGCAACAGTTGAACCACTCGTTTCCAAACAATGGTTTGTAAAAATGGAATCTTTAGCTGCTCCAGCTATTGAAGCTGTAAAATCTGGCAAAATCAAATTTATTCCAGAAAGATTTTCTAAAATATATTGCAATTGGTTAGAAAATATTCGCGATTGGTGTATTTCTCGTCAACTTTGGTGGGGCCATCGTATTCCTGCTTGGTACTGTGATGATTGCGGTGCGACAATCGTTGAAAACGAAGATGTACAAGTTTGCCCACATTGCGGTTCTAAACATGTACATCAAGATGAAGATGTACTCGATACATGGTTTAGTTCTGGTCTTTGGCCGTTTGAAACAATGGGCTGGCCTCAGGATACTGAAGAATTAAAACAATTTTATCCAACAAGTGTACTCGTTACAGGCTATGACATCATATTCTTCTGGGTTGCTCGTATGGTAATGATGGGTATGGAATTTGGTAAAGACATTCCATTTAAATATGTATTTATTCATGGTCTTGTACGTGATAGCCAAGGTCGTAAGATGAGTAAATCTCTCGGCAATGGTATTGACCCTGTAGAAGTAATTGATAAATACGGTGCAGATACACTTCGTTTTATGCTCATAACTGGTAATACACCAGGTAATGATATGCGTTTTTATTGGGAACGCGTAGAGTCTGCACGTAATTTTGCTAATAAATTATGGAATGCTTCTCGTTTCATGCTCATGAACCTTGAAGGTTTTGATAAAGACTTCGTTCCAAAAGAAGAAGATTTCACTTTAGCAGATAAATGGATTTTAAGCCGTTATGCTAAAACTGCTATGAGCATAACAAACAACTTAGAAAAATTTGAATTAGGCGAAGCTGGTCGTTCCTTATACGATTTCATCTGGAATGAATTCTGCGATTGGTATATCGAACTTTCTAAAGCTCGTCTTTACGATAAAGAAAACGAATTACCACGCAAAGTTGCTCAATATGTATTGAATTATGTATTAGAACATACACTTCGTCTTTTACACCCATTCATGCCATTTATCACAGAAGAAATATGGCAGCATATACCACATGAAGGTATCAGCATCATGGTAGCACAGTGGCCAACTGGCGAAAAAAGCAAAATTGATGAAGCAAGTGAAATTCATATGACTGCTATTATGGAAACGATTAAAGCAATCCGCAACATGAGAGCAGAAGTAAATGCTGCACCAAGCAAGAAAACAGAAGTGATTTTACATTTCACAGATAAATCATTACAAGATGTATTTATGCAAAATGAAAATTATTTCAAAGCTTTGGCAAGTGCATCTGATGTGACTATTTGGCAACAAGAAGATGTTAAACCACAAAACGCTATGACGGCAGTAACAAATGGCGTAGAAATATATTTACCACTTGCAGGACTCATTGATGTGGAAAAAGAAACAGCACGTTTAAATAAAGAAGTTGCAACATTAGATAAAGAAGTAATGCGTCTTGAAAAGAAATTATCTAATGCAGGTTTCTTAGCAAAAGCGCCTGCTGATATCGTTGCTAAAGAACAAGAAAAATTAAAAGGCTATGAAGAAAAACGCGAAGCTGTAAAACAGCGTTTGGCATACTTGGCAACTCTTTAA
- a CDS encoding MATE family efflux transporter translates to MKYDLTTGPVAKTMLKFSIPMILGDLFQQLYNISDTLIVGWFIGTNALAAVGASYTLIIFLTSVILGLCMGSGALFSIFYGEKNFTNLKSSIFLSFILISIITIIINILIFVYIDEIIVFMRIPQEIYDLAYTYLYIIFIGFSFTFIYNYFTCLLRAIGNSNTPLLFLGFSAILNIILSLVFVAIFNMGVSGSAIATVISQGLCALGLILYTALKCPELMPQKEHMHWNFSMLKNIANSSILTCTQQSVMNFGILMVQGLVNSFGPTVMAAFTVAVKIDSLAYMPAQDFGNAFSTFIGQNFGAKQTERIRQGIKTALKISFVFCLIISIIVIIFAKSLMTIFVDANEIAIIEIGAQYLYIEGSCYFGIGFLFLLYGFYRAINFPMMSVILTIISLGTRVFLAYYLASIPSIGVIGIWWSIPIGWALADIFGFVYYKRKKLHLIGNLQ, encoded by the coding sequence ATGAAATACGATTTGACAACTGGTCCTGTTGCAAAAACGATGCTCAAATTTTCCATACCCATGATTTTAGGCGACCTGTTTCAACAACTTTACAATATTTCTGATACTTTAATCGTTGGCTGGTTCATTGGCACAAATGCACTCGCTGCTGTCGGCGCATCATATACACTTATCATCTTTTTAACATCGGTTATATTGGGTTTATGTATGGGAAGTGGTGCATTATTTTCCATTTTTTACGGTGAAAAAAATTTTACCAATCTTAAATCCAGTATTTTTTTATCTTTTATCTTAATTTCAATCATCACCATCATTATCAATATACTCATTTTCGTATATATAGATGAAATCATCGTTTTTATGAGGATACCACAAGAAATATACGATTTAGCTTATACGTATCTTTATATAATCTTTATCGGTTTTAGTTTTACATTTATCTATAATTATTTTACTTGTTTGCTCCGCGCTATTGGCAATTCCAATACACCTTTATTATTTCTCGGCTTTTCCGCTATCTTAAACATCATTTTATCACTCGTATTTGTAGCAATCTTTAATATGGGTGTATCAGGTTCTGCTATAGCTACCGTTATTTCCCAAGGTTTATGTGCTCTAGGACTCATCTTATACACTGCATTAAAATGTCCTGAATTAATGCCCCAAAAAGAACATATGCATTGGAATTTCTCCATGCTAAAAAATATCGCTAACTCTTCAATATTGACATGCACTCAACAATCGGTAATGAATTTTGGGATTTTAATGGTACAAGGCTTAGTAAATAGCTTTGGCCCAACGGTTATGGCTGCATTCACCGTAGCGGTAAAAATTGATTCACTTGCTTATATGCCTGCACAGGATTTCGGCAATGCCTTTTCAACTTTTATCGGACAAAATTTCGGTGCAAAACAGACGGAACGCATACGCCAAGGCATAAAAACAGCACTGAAAATTTCTTTTGTTTTTTGTCTAATAATCTCAATCATCGTCATTATTTTTGCTAAATCTTTAATGACAATTTTTGTCGACGCAAATGAAATAGCTATAATTGAAATCGGAGCACAATATTTATATATTGAAGGCAGTTGTTATTTTGGTATTGGTTTCTTATTTTTATTATACGGTTTTTATCGCGCTATAAACTTCCCTATGATGTCTGTTATCTTAACGATAATCTCATTAGGTACACGCGTCTTTTTAGCATATTATTTAGCTTCCATTCCTTCTATTGGTGTTATTGGTATTTGGTGGTCTATACCAATAGGCTGGGCTTTAGCTGATATCTTCGGTTTTGTTTATTACAAACGAAAAAAACTTCATTTAATCGGTAATTTACAATAA
- a CDS encoding dicarboxylate/amino acid:cation symporter, whose product MRKLSMSAKVFIGFGVGIILGLVFQKNILFVQPLGDLFLKLIQMIVIPMVFLSIISGIASIGDIGKLRRIGAKVIGFYIITTVLSAIIGLVVAHIMQPGANFPTSQIINTDEPIKAAEPMTVSQTILSMIPTNPLEALATGNLIQVIVFAVFIGIAITILGNKVSNVKRVIDEANLIMFKITDIVMKVTPYGVAALVACSVGQYGLSIFNILGKFILTHYIGAFSVVFIMYTFIIKYIAKISLKDFFTKITEVWLVAFSTTSSSGTLPITLRVTEEKFNVKDELAAFSLPIGATINMNGIAVYYAVTVLFVAQVYGVDLTLMQQVMFIFMTTLISIGTPGIPNSGIVLTIMLLTTMGLPIEIMGMIVGIFRLIDMIHTALNVTGDVVSTLAVARIEHMYKK is encoded by the coding sequence TTGAGAAAACTCAGCATGAGTGCCAAAGTTTTTATTGGGTTTGGCGTAGGCATTATTCTCGGTCTTGTTTTCCAAAAAAACATTTTATTTGTTCAGCCACTCGGCGATTTATTTTTAAAACTCATTCAAATGATTGTTATTCCAATGGTCTTTTTATCCATTATCAGTGGTATTGCTAGTATCGGTGATATTGGAAAATTACGTCGCATTGGAGCAAAAGTTATCGGCTTTTACATTATAACTACCGTTTTATCCGCTATCATCGGTCTTGTTGTTGCGCATATAATGCAACCAGGTGCAAATTTCCCAACAAGCCAAATCATCAATACTGATGAACCGATTAAAGCTGCAGAACCAATGACAGTAAGTCAAACAATTTTAAGTATGATACCTACTAATCCACTTGAAGCTCTAGCTACAGGCAATTTAATTCAAGTAATCGTGTTTGCAGTATTTATCGGTATTGCCATTACCATTTTAGGTAATAAAGTTTCTAATGTGAAACGAGTAATTGATGAAGCAAATTTAATCATGTTTAAAATCACCGACATTGTAATGAAAGTAACACCTTATGGTGTAGCTGCACTTGTTGCCTGCTCTGTTGGTCAATACGGTTTATCTATCTTCAATATTTTAGGTAAATTTATTTTGACTCATTACATAGGTGCTTTTTCTGTAGTATTCATTATGTATACATTTATCATCAAATATATTGCCAAAATTTCTTTAAAAGATTTCTTCACGAAAATTACAGAAGTTTGGCTCGTTGCATTTAGTACTACTAGCAGTTCTGGTACCTTACCAATTACATTACGCGTTACAGAAGAAAAATTCAATGTAAAAGATGAGCTTGCTGCATTTTCTTTACCAATCGGTGCTACTATCAATATGAATGGTATTGCTGTTTATTATGCTGTTACTGTTTTATTCGTTGCACAGGTTTACGGTGTAGATTTAACATTAATGCAACAAGTAATGTTCATCTTTATGACTACATTAATTTCTATTGGCACACCAGGTATTCCTAATAGCGGTATCGTTTTAACAATAATGCTCTTAACAACAATGGGTCTTCCTATTGAAATAATGGGTATGATTGTAGGTATTTTCCGTTTAATTGATATGATTCATACTGCACTTAATGTTACTGGCGATGTTGTTAGTACGCTTGCTGTAGCACGTATTGAGCATATGTATAAAAAATAA